In Cryptococcus neoformans var. neoformans JEC21 chromosome 5 sequence, one genomic interval encodes:
- a CDS encoding cytoplasm protein, putative — MEDEQVPQLLVSTPEAGTSSLPPARFERPQVPITLLTGYLGAGKSTLLQYILTANHGYRIAVCMNDFGDTTDIESKSLTMSDPDSSTTTSEFLSLPNGCLCCSVKDMGIAAIEDMVMKAPGGVDWVVVELTGLADPTPIVKSFWSNEEMGDLFLDGVVCVVDSRNVLKQLDGHKDYDEITECQKQVASADVILLNKIDLVSEEHLSKVERAVRELNATLRIHYTRNSQAPISELFHIRAFTNSVTPAIKEAPAALDDGHQHSSDCGHPHENGELLPHRNSRINTTLIPIPPLNLLQYNRINTFLESVLWSATFPASSKVAPEILRTKGYITLQDDRAFVLQGVADLFELKEVDRALDPEMKGKIVFIGKGVGEDLKRELQVWVGL; from the exons ATGGAAGACGAACAAGTACCTCA ACTTCTTGTATCAACACCCGAAGCAGGGAcgtcatctcttcctcctgccaGATTCGAACGGCCGCAAGTGCCTATCACTCTCTTAACAGGGTATTTGGGCGCTGGCAAATCAACTCTGCTACAGTACATTCTTACAGCCAATCATGGATATCGCATAGCAGTTTGCATGAACG ATTTCGGCGATACGACAGACATTGAGTCTAAAAGCCTAACAATGTCTGATCCAGACTCGTCGACCACTACCTCTGAATTTCTTAGTCTACCGAATGGATGTCTTTGTTGCTCTGTCAAGGACATGGGTATAGCGGCAATTGAGGACATGGTCATGAAAGCTCCGGGTGGAGTCGACTGGGTTGTGGTCGAACTGACAGGTCTTGCAGACCCCA CTCCAATAGTTAAGTCTTTCTGGTCCAATGAGGAAATGGGGGATCTGTTTCTAGACGGAGTTGTCTGCGTAGTGGACAGCCGCAATGTACTAAAG CAATTAGATGGACACAAGGATTATGACGAAATCACGGAATGCCAAAA GCAAGTGGCTTCTGCGGACGTCATCCTCTTGAATAAAATCGACCTTGTGTCAGAAGAACACCTCTCTAAGGTGGAACGCGCTGTTAG AGAACTCAATGCAACTCTGAGAATACATTACACAAGGAACTCTCAAGCTCCCATTTCTGAGCTGTTTCACATACGGGCCTTTACCAATTCTGTTACTCCAGCTATCAAGGAAGCACCCGCGGCTCTGGACGATGGTCACCAACATTCATCTGACTGCGGACATCCCCatgaaaatggagaatTATTGCCTCATCGTAACTCCAGGATCAATACTACGCTTATTCCCATCCCACCACTCAATCTGCTTCAGTACAACAGAATTAACACCTTCCTTGAATCCGTCCTCTGGTCAGCGACTTTTCCTGCTTCATCCAAAGTAGCACCGGAAATTTTACGGACCAAAGGTTATATCACACTTCAAGATGATAGAGCATTTGTTCTGCAAGGGGTGGCCGATCTGTTTGAATTGAAAGAGGTGGACAGGGCGCTCGATCCTGagatgaaagggaagatTGTGTTCATAGGAAaaggagttggagaagatttgAAGAGAGAGTTACAAGTGTGGGTCGGCTTGTAA
- a CDS encoding Golgi to vacuole transport-related protein, putative, with translation MFERTLQDLIRGLRAHKGASKTQEDAFIAEAMTEIRDELKGKDMALKAEAVIKMCYLMMLYPIPPPAGFAFHVVEVMSSPRYHLKQLGYLAAPMAFSGDTEEIVLTVNGIKKDLLSPHVPLPPLPLTALPQLLSLSSSLSTSLHPDLLHLLTHSSPRIRKRAVLCLLPCWEAFPEGLREGFPRLRERLQDEDQGVVGATVGVVMELARRQGGKNYLPLAPELFGILTGSSNNWMLIKVVKLFAILTPLEPRLVRKLLPPITTLISNTSAISLLYECVRTCIVGGMLNADRPEADALARVCVEKLGGYLRDEGGDQNLRYIALLAMVKIIPTHPQLVAEYQDEVLQSLDDPDVSIRMRALELATNMVDPNNLQTIADTLLSHLAPVSPVLPSAAASLAAIASSSGTSSNALPSLSPAYRHLLSTRLLAILSHNTYANVTDFEWVLSVLVDVAYVSRVNVSQDIKKMILDVVARVKSVRNYAVSVLEKVLGDDDFKERLGDDNESADGLIEAAVWVCGEYPSELSSPLSAISNLLSPSTSTIITSLSIQAVAKIFGYYCTIAASSWSGDKFEETKALVASIDKGLTEVERNAKGDMEVVERVGEIKGLLGFVKADLEHHLPPQNTLRRDSGSSIPELEGGFEAEAKQTNQNDPPYPKSLYIFPPLSTSHPLNAVASYAQSSIRIPEGLDLDTDLVPGGGWPEDIEEVDESEEEREKGLLNLGEGGGEGMEELRRVLREGRKKKKGKKGEEGEDRVERERRRAARRAKHKNDPYYLYDREDEDVDNIPIVKLDDSELPHDITDPSSRPKSKSRQKKKAPPEFDRTGELPEGVSSPQIPTPSSRLSPSASRMNSTTGLAAVDLSASGSMSKPVSRSSSRFEEYKLHEEEGLSGATSQVDFQRNGGEDVPVASVPEVQVVKVKRKKKAGEKKKKKEGKRESPAE, from the exons ATGTTCGAGAGGACGCTTCAGGATCTCATCCGAGGTCTACGCGCCCACAAGGGTGCCTCGAAAACCCAGGAAGATGCCTTCATCGCGGAGGCTATGACGGAGATACGCGACGAGCtcaagggcaaggacaTGGCGCTCAAGGCGGAAGCTGTCATTAAGATGTGCTAC TTGATGATGCTTTACCCCATTCCGCCGCCGGCAGGGTTCGCCTTTCATGTCGTGGAGGTTATGAGCTCCCCGAGATATCATCTCAAAC AGCTGGGATATCTTGCTGCACCTATGGCCTTCTCTGGAGATACTGAAGAAATTGTCCTTACCGTCAACGGCATCAAAAAG GATCTTCTGTCACCTCATGTTCCTCTACCTCCCCTTCCACTCACAGCCCTTCCACAACTTctatctctctcctcttcattatCAACATCATTGCATCCcgacctcctccatcttctcacCCACTCGTCGCCACGTATCCGCAAACGAGCAGTTCTGTGTCTGTTACCTTGCTGGGAAGCATTCCCCGAAGGTTTGCGCGAGGGCTTCCCAAGGTTAAGAGAAAGGCTGCAGGATGAGGATCAGGGTGTAGTGGGCGCCACTGTGGGCGTTGTAATGGAGTTGGCTAGGAGACAGGGCGGGAAGAACTACTTGCCCTTAGCACCCGAGTTGTTCGGGATCTTGACGGGAAGTAGCAATAACTGGATGCTTATCAAGGTTGTCAAGCTG TTCGCCATATTAACACCCCTCGAGCCTCGTTTGGTCCgaaagcttcttcctcctatcACCACACTCATCTCCAACACCTCGGCTATATCCTTATTGTACGAATGTGTGCGGACATGTATCGTGGGCGGCATGCTGAACGCAGATAGACCAGAAGCCGACGCCCTTGCAAGAGTATGTGTGGAGAAGCTGGGAGGCTACCTGAGGGACGAGGGAGGTGACCAAAATC TGAGATACATTGCCTTGTTAGCAATGGTTAAAATTATTCCAACCCATCCACAGTTGGTCGCAGAGTATCAAGACGAGGTTCTACAGAGTTTGGATGACCCCGACGTGTCTATCCGAATGCGAGCTCTAGAGCTCGCTACGAACATG GTCGATCCCAATAACCTCCAAACAATAGCAGACACACTTCTGTCTCACCTTGCACCTGTCTCCCCTGTATTGCCATCAGCTGCCGCATCACTGGCGGCTATCGCTTCCTCATCTGGCACGTCGAGTAACGCCTTGCCGTCTCTCTCGCCCGCATACCgtcatctcctctccactcGCTTACTAGCCATTCTTTCCCACAACACCTATGCCAACGTAACGGATTTTGAATGGGTTCTCAGTGTGTTGGTGGACGTCGCCTACGTCTCAAGAGTAAACGTTAGTCAGGAtatcaagaagatgattttGGACGTTGTTGCCAGAGTGAAGAGTGTTCGAAACTATGCCGTGTCTGTCTTGGAAAAGGTGTTGGGAGATGACGACTTTAAAGAAAGGCTAGGAGACGATAACGAAAGTGCCGACGGCCTGATTGAAGCTGCCGTTTGGGTCTGTGGCGAGTATCCTTCGGAGCTATCATCACCTCTCTCTGCCATTTCCAACCTTCTTTCACCCTCTACCTCGACCATTATTACTTCCCTTTCTATACAAGCAGTCGCCAAGATCTTCGGTTATTACTGCACAATCgctgcctcttcttggtCTGGAGATAAGTTTGAAGAGACCAAGGCGCTGGTAGCGAGCATTGACAAAGGTCTGACGGAGGTCGAGCGAAATGCAAAGGGAGACATGGAAGTTGTCGAACGAGTTGGCGAGATCAAGGGTTTATTAGGATTCGTCAAAGCTGATCTCGAGCACCATCTCCCACCTCAGAATACGTTACGAAGGGATAGTGGATCTTCTATCCCTGAGCTGGAGGGAGGGTTTGAGGCCGAAGCAAAGCAAACCAATCAGAATGACCCACCATACCCGAAGTCACTGTACATCTTCCCACCCCTATCCACGTCCCATCCTCTAAATGCAGTTGCGTCCTATGCGCAATCATCAATCCGTATACCAGAGGGACTTGATCTAGATACCGATCTTGTCCCAGGCGGTGGGTGGCCGGAGGATATTGAAGAAGTTGACGaaagcgaggaagaaagagagaagggtcTATTGAATctgggagaaggtggtggggaagggatggaagagttgaggagGGTATTGAGAgagggcagaaagaagaagaaagggaagaagggtgaagaaggcgaggatagggttgaaagagagagg CGGAGGGCAGCGAGACGGGCAAAGCATAAAAATGATCCATATTATCTCTATGATagagaggacgaggacgtGGACAACATTCCGATTGTTAAGCTCGACGATTCTGAGCTACCAC ACGACATTACAGATCCCTCATCTCGGCCAAAATCCAAATCaagacagaagaagaaagccCCGCCTGAGTTTGATCGCACAGGCGAACTTCCCGAGGGcgtttcttctccccaaATTCCAACACCGTCTTCTCGCCTGAGCCCATCCGCATCACGGATGAATTCCACTACCGGTTTGGCTGCCGTGGATCTTTCCGCCTCGGGCTCTATGAGCAAGCCTGTTTCAAGAAGTAGTAGCCGCTTTGAAGAATATAAGCTAcatgaggaggaaggtctTTCAGGTGCCACGTCACAAGTAGACTTCCAGAGGAATGGTGGTGAGGATGTGCCTGTTGCCAGCGTGCCAGAAGTACAAGTCGTGAAGGTtaagcggaagaagaaggcgggggaaaagaagaaaaagaaggaaggaaaaagggagAGTCCAGCAGAATAA